A portion of the Callithrix jacchus isolate 240 chromosome 13, calJac240_pri, whole genome shotgun sequence genome contains these proteins:
- the PURG gene encoding purine-rich element-binding protein gamma isoform X1 yields the protein MERARRRGGGGGRGRGGKNVGGSGLSKSRLYPQAQHSHYPHYAASATPNQAGGAAEIQELASKRVDIQKKRFYLDVKQSSRGRFLKIAEVWIGRGRQDNIRKSKLTLSLSVAAELKDCLGDFIEHYAHLGLKGHRQEHGHSKEQGSRRRQKHSAPSPPVSVGSEEHPHSVLKTDYIERDNRKYYLDLKENQRGRFLRIRQTMMRGTGMIGYFGHSLGQEQTIVLPAQGMIEFRDALVQLIEDYGEGDIEERRGGDDDPLELPEGTSFRVDNKRFYFDVGSNKYGIFLKVSEVRPPYRNTITVPFKAWTRFGENFIKYEEEMRKICNSHKEKRMDGRKASGEEQECLD from the coding sequence ATGGAAAGAGCCAGGCGAAggggaggcggcggcggccgTGGCCGCGGAGGCAAGAATGTAGGGGGCTCTGGCCTAAGCAAGAGTAGACTGTATCCCCAGGCCCAGCACTCCCACTACCCCCACTACGCGGCCTCAGCCACCCCTAATCAGGCCGGGGGCGCAGCCGAAATCCAGGAGCTGGCCTCCAAACGAGTGGACATCCAGAAAAAGAGGTTTTACCTAGACGTGAAGCAAAGCTCACGGGGCCGCTTCCTAAAGATAGCCGAAGTCTGGATAGGTAGAGGCCGGCAGGACAACATCAGAAAGAGTAAACTGACCCTCTCCCTGTCTGTGGCAGCGGAGCTGAAGGACTGTCTAGGGGACTTCATCGAGCACTATGCCCACCTGGGCCTGAAAGGCCACCGGCAAGAGCATGGCCACAGCAAAGAGCAAGGCTCCAGGAGGAGACAGAAGCACTCGGCACCCTCCCCACCGGTCTCGGTGGGGTCCGAAGAGCATCCTCACAGTGTCCTGAAAACAGACTATATCGAGAGGGACAATAGGAAATATTACCTAGACCTAAAGGAAAATCAGCGGGGTCGCTTCCTACGGATTAGACAAACCATGATGCGGGGGACTGGCATGATAGGTTATTTTGGCCACAGTTTGGGCCAAGAACAGACTATTGTCCTCCCAGCACAAGGAATGATTGAGTTTCGTGATGCCTTGGTTCAGCTGATTGAAGACTATGGCGAAGGCGACATAGAAGAACGAAGAGGTGGAGACGATGACCCACTTGAACTCCCAGAGGGGACTTCTTTCAGAGTGGACAATAAAAGGTTCTACTTTGATGTGGGCTCtaataaatatggaattttcCTGAAGGTAAGTGAGGTGAGACCACCTTACCGTAATACTATTACTGTTCCATTCAAAGCTTGGACAAGGTTTGGGGAGAATTTTATCAAGTATGAAGAAGAGATGAGGAAAATTTGCAACAgccataaagaaa
- the PURG gene encoding purine-rich element-binding protein gamma isoform X3, with product MERARRRGGGGGRGRGGKNVGGSGLSKSRLYPQAQHSHYPHYAASATPNQAGGAAEIQELASKRVDIQKKRFYLDVKQSSRGRFLKIAEVWIGRGRQDNIRKSKLTLSLSVAAELKDCLGDFIEHYAHLGLKGHRQEHGHSKEQGSRRRQKHSAPSPPVSVGSEEHPHSVLKTDYIERDNRKYYLDLKENQRGRFLRIRQTMMRGTGMIGYFGHSLGQEQTIVLPAQGMIEFRDALVQLIEDYGEGDIEERRGGDDDPLELPEGTSFRVDNKRFYFDVGSNKYGIFLKIVFHTSSSSLKESH from the coding sequence ATGGAAAGAGCCAGGCGAAggggaggcggcggcggccgTGGCCGCGGAGGCAAGAATGTAGGGGGCTCTGGCCTAAGCAAGAGTAGACTGTATCCCCAGGCCCAGCACTCCCACTACCCCCACTACGCGGCCTCAGCCACCCCTAATCAGGCCGGGGGCGCAGCCGAAATCCAGGAGCTGGCCTCCAAACGAGTGGACATCCAGAAAAAGAGGTTTTACCTAGACGTGAAGCAAAGCTCACGGGGCCGCTTCCTAAAGATAGCCGAAGTCTGGATAGGTAGAGGCCGGCAGGACAACATCAGAAAGAGTAAACTGACCCTCTCCCTGTCTGTGGCAGCGGAGCTGAAGGACTGTCTAGGGGACTTCATCGAGCACTATGCCCACCTGGGCCTGAAAGGCCACCGGCAAGAGCATGGCCACAGCAAAGAGCAAGGCTCCAGGAGGAGACAGAAGCACTCGGCACCCTCCCCACCGGTCTCGGTGGGGTCCGAAGAGCATCCTCACAGTGTCCTGAAAACAGACTATATCGAGAGGGACAATAGGAAATATTACCTAGACCTAAAGGAAAATCAGCGGGGTCGCTTCCTACGGATTAGACAAACCATGATGCGGGGGACTGGCATGATAGGTTATTTTGGCCACAGTTTGGGCCAAGAACAGACTATTGTCCTCCCAGCACAAGGAATGATTGAGTTTCGTGATGCCTTGGTTCAGCTGATTGAAGACTATGGCGAAGGCGACATAGAAGAACGAAGAGGTGGAGACGATGACCCACTTGAACTCCCAGAGGGGACTTCTTTCAGAGTGGACAATAAAAGGTTCTACTTTGATGTGGGCTCtaataaatatggaattttcCTGAAG